The following are encoded in a window of Corythoichthys intestinalis isolate RoL2023-P3 chromosome 8, ASM3026506v1, whole genome shotgun sequence genomic DNA:
- the stox2a gene encoding storkhead-box protein 2 isoform X1, with protein MEEKALGIAPPSLAVVLRRVSGRGEKDASVAEGQRVFADFKATNMRHYWNRALTRAMAEVLFLGWLDEHVLLIRGRERHLQVLRNGWMRRTLKAPPGFRIASLGDVSPIGMSPISQSQFIPLGEILCLAVSAMNAAHKPVSQEALVEHLAASFPGVPTPSLEVLRHTLNMLVRERKIYPTPEGYFIVTPQTYFITPSLIRSNNKWYHLDDRLQERQAHPRAPCASPKPSERPPRKNHNDSYAPRCEEPPGPPGKTPKEQQKSEPRPSKTPKDGEPPERRGEPPSYPYPPRLASPPVQPAPQDPSDKNKSVPSFPYKTDTLTKKKEGNAGGEKQSKRFGLRLFRLSFKKDKMRQLATFSAQFPPEEWPLRDEDAPATAPVPREIEMEIIRRINPDLTVENVARHTAVMKRLEEERAQKHKAGSSAQHSARGRRGRGHRRAPHGKSRSHSKPRTSRGEPSEGSNWDLLFMERDYRFFSHSLVRSPREAAYTLERRRSGGAAYLVHSNPNITESYCPVTPEWDVSGELAKRRTEMPFPEPSRGTCQSRVQRSHSHNQDRKSRHERSDRAKERSRSMDNSLKGPSEDFEAGPEERGHYYTDDGTLRATQKSGHYSRIVFSAAKFHSDFNVPDLGKGSADELRNKSRDSLPTYNELMGLSPKPSADEYFQCNTSNETILTAPSPQAKSEYDTLTSSGGRRKGSPAERQTPRLASPHKEDSAAAKGQSGGGGSARQTPEPSQSTRLTPHQHNVDPGGGLSLKRKEIFSKDTLFKPPHNAYADGGYGKSGTLRKASHGKSAEALDNPEPQQPSDSAASPALCAEPAVPAASFDYYNVSDDEEAEGDSHKDSAEDAKDLREAGGNGGSGGGTGGGGGGTGGEGTIKWLLEREKEHDLQRKLETNLTLLSPKETENSSSQKSAHSARLDSMDSSSVTVDSGFNSPRTRESLASNTSSIVESNRRQNPALSPGHHVGPGAGLPFTFRAAPEPPAPSQPDKLQKPANCLASITSV; from the exons ATGGAGGAGAAGGCGCTCGGCATCGCCCCGCCTTCGTTGGCCGTGGTGCTGCGGAGGGTGAGCGGCCGCGGCGAGAAGGACGCGTCGGTGGCGGAGGGCCAGCGGGTGTTCGCCGACTTTAAGGCCACTAACATGCGGCATTACTGGAACCGGGCGCTGACCCGGGCCATGGCGGAGGTCCTGTTCCTGGGCTGGCTCGACGAGCACGTGTTGCTCATTCGGGGACGCGAACGTCACCTTCAGGTGCTGAGGAACGGATGGATGAGGAGAACCTTGAAGGCACCTCCGGGTTTTCGCATCGCCTCACTAG GTGACGTGTCGCCCATCGGCATGTCGCCCATCAGCCAGTCGCAGTTCATCCCGCTGGGCGAGATCCTCTGCCTGGCCGTGTCGGCCATGAACGCCGCGCACAAGCCCGTCAGCCAGGAGGCGCTGGTGGAGCACCTCGCCGCCAGCTTCCCAG GCGTGCCGACACCCAGCCTGGAAGTTCTGCGCCACACCCTGAACATGCTGGTTCGAGAACGAAAGATCTACCCGACACCGGAGGGCTACTTCATCGTCACGCCCCAGACCTACTTCATCACGCCCTCCCTCATCCGAAGCAACAACAAGTGGTACCACCTGGACGACCGGCTGCAGGAGCGACAAGCGCACCCCCGGGCGCCGTGCGCCTCGCCCAAGCCCTCAGAGAGGCCCCCTCGCAAGAATCACAACGACTCCTACGCCCCCCGGTGCGAGGAGCCGCCCGGGCCTCCGGGCAAGACGCCCAAGGAGCAGCAGAAGTCCGAGCCCCGACCGAGCAAGACCCCCAAGGACGGAGAACCTCCGGAGCGCCGCGGAGAGCCGCCGTCCTACCCCTACCCACCTCGTCTGGCCTCCCCCCCTGTCCAGCCGGCGCCCCAAGACCCGTCAGACAAGAACAAAAGCGTCCCGTCCTTCCCGTACAAAACGGACACCCTGACCAAAAAGAAAGAGGGGAACGCCGGCGGCGAGAAACAATCCAAGCGCTTCGGTCTGCGGCTCTTCCGCCTGAGCTTTAAGAAGGACAAGATGAGACAGCTGGCCACTTTCTCGGCGCAGTTCCCACCGGAGGAGTGGCCGCTGCGCGACGAGGACGCGCCGGCCACCGCGCCCGTCCCCCGCGAGATCGAGATGGAGATCATCCGACGGATCAACCCCGACCTGACAGTGGAGAACGTGGCCCGCCACACGGCCGTCATGAAGCGGCTGGAGGAAGAGCGCGCGCAGAAACACAAGGCCGGCTCGTCGGCGCAGCACAGCGCCCGCGGCCGGAGGGGGCGGGGCCACCGGCGGGCCCCGCACGGTAAGTCCCGCTCGCACAGCAAGCCGCGGACTTCCCGGGGGGAGCCTTCGGAGGGCTCCAACTGGGATCTCCTTTTCATGGAAAGGGACTACCGGTTCTTCAGCCACTCTTTGGTGCGCTCCCCCCGGGAGGCGGCGTACACACTGGAGCGGCGGCGGAGCGGGGGCGCCGCTTACCTGGTCCACAGCAACCCCAACATCACCGAGTCGTACTGCCCCGTCACGCCCGAGTGGGACGTTTCCGGGGAACTGGCCAAGCGGCGGACGGAGATGCCCTTTCCGGAACCCTCGCGGGGAACCTGCCAGTCCCGGGTGCAGAGGAGCCACAGTCACAATCAGGACCGGAAGTCGCGTCACGAGCGCTCGGaccgggccaaggagcgctcgcGCTCTATGGACAACTCCCTCAAAGGGCCGAGCGAGGACTTCGAGGCTGGGCCGGAGGAACGCGGGCACTACTACACGGACGACGGCACCCTGCGCGCCACGCAGAAGTCGGGCCACTACTCGAGGATCGTCTTCTCCGCTGCTAAGTTCCACTCGGATTTCAATGTGCCTGATTTGGGGAAAGGGAGCGCGGACGAGTTGAGGAACAAGAGCAGGgacagcctacccacgtacaacGAGCTCATGGGACTTTCTCCCAAGCCCTCGGCCGACGAGTACTTCCAGTGCAATACGTCGAACGAAACAATCCTAACCGCCCCCTCGCCTCAGGCAAAATCGGAATATGACACCTTGACCTCATCGGGAGGACGGCGGAAGGGCTCTCCGGCGGAGCGCCAGACGCCTCGCCTCGCCTCTCCGCACAAGGAGGACTCGGCGGCGGCCAAGGGACAGAGCGGCGGGGGCGGCTCGGCGCGCCAGACGCCGGAGCCTTCGCAGAGCACCCGCCTGACGCCGCACCAACACAACGTGGACCCCGGCGGAGGCCTGTCCCTCAAAAGGAAGGAAATCTTCAGCAAAGACACCTTGTTCAAACCGCCGCACAACGCCTACGCGGACGGCGGCTACGGCAAGTCCGGCACGTTGCGGAAAGCCTCGCACGGCAAATCCGCCGAGGCCCTTGACAATCCCGAGCCACAGCAGCCTTCCGATTCCGCCGCTTCGCCCGCGCTCTGCGCGGAGCCCGCCGTCCCCGCCGCCTCCTTCGACTACTACAACGTCTCGGATGACGAGGAGGCGGAGGGGGACTCGCACAAAGACTCGGCCGAGGACGCCAAGGACCTCAGAGAAGCGGGCGGGAACGGAGGGAGCGGTGGGGGCACCGGCGGGGGCGGCGGTGGCACCGGCGGAGAGGGCACCATAAAATGGCTACTGGAACGAGAGAAGGAGCACGATCTGCAGCGCAAACTGGAGACCAACCTAACCCTCCTCAGCCCCAAGGAGACGGAGAACAGCAGCAGCCAGAAGTCGGCCCACTCGGCGCGCTTGGACAGCATGGACAGTAGCAGCGTCACCGTGGACAGCGGATTCAACTCGCCCAG GACGCGCGAGAGCCTGGCGTCCAACACGTCCAGCATCGTGGAGAGCAATAGGCGTCAAAACCCGGCGTTGAGTCCCGGACACCACGTGGGCCCGGGCGCGGGGCTGCCCTTTACCTTCCGCGCCGCCCCGGAACCGCCGGCGCCGTCGCAGCCCGACAAACTCCAGAAGCCCGCCAACTGCCTGGCCTCCATCACCAGCGTGTAG
- the stox2a gene encoding storkhead-box protein 2 isoform X2, protein MEEKALGIAPPSLAVVLRRVSGRGEKDASVAEGQRVFADFKATNMRHYWNRALTRAMAEVLFLGWLDEHVLLIRGRERHLQVLRNGWMRRTLKAPPGFRIASLGVPTPSLEVLRHTLNMLVRERKIYPTPEGYFIVTPQTYFITPSLIRSNNKWYHLDDRLQERQAHPRAPCASPKPSERPPRKNHNDSYAPRCEEPPGPPGKTPKEQQKSEPRPSKTPKDGEPPERRGEPPSYPYPPRLASPPVQPAPQDPSDKNKSVPSFPYKTDTLTKKKEGNAGGEKQSKRFGLRLFRLSFKKDKMRQLATFSAQFPPEEWPLRDEDAPATAPVPREIEMEIIRRINPDLTVENVARHTAVMKRLEEERAQKHKAGSSAQHSARGRRGRGHRRAPHGKSRSHSKPRTSRGEPSEGSNWDLLFMERDYRFFSHSLVRSPREAAYTLERRRSGGAAYLVHSNPNITESYCPVTPEWDVSGELAKRRTEMPFPEPSRGTCQSRVQRSHSHNQDRKSRHERSDRAKERSRSMDNSLKGPSEDFEAGPEERGHYYTDDGTLRATQKSGHYSRIVFSAAKFHSDFNVPDLGKGSADELRNKSRDSLPTYNELMGLSPKPSADEYFQCNTSNETILTAPSPQAKSEYDTLTSSGGRRKGSPAERQTPRLASPHKEDSAAAKGQSGGGGSARQTPEPSQSTRLTPHQHNVDPGGGLSLKRKEIFSKDTLFKPPHNAYADGGYGKSGTLRKASHGKSAEALDNPEPQQPSDSAASPALCAEPAVPAASFDYYNVSDDEEAEGDSHKDSAEDAKDLREAGGNGGSGGGTGGGGGGTGGEGTIKWLLEREKEHDLQRKLETNLTLLSPKETENSSSQKSAHSARLDSMDSSSVTVDSGFNSPRTRESLASNTSSIVESNRRQNPALSPGHHVGPGAGLPFTFRAAPEPPAPSQPDKLQKPANCLASITSV, encoded by the exons ATGGAGGAGAAGGCGCTCGGCATCGCCCCGCCTTCGTTGGCCGTGGTGCTGCGGAGGGTGAGCGGCCGCGGCGAGAAGGACGCGTCGGTGGCGGAGGGCCAGCGGGTGTTCGCCGACTTTAAGGCCACTAACATGCGGCATTACTGGAACCGGGCGCTGACCCGGGCCATGGCGGAGGTCCTGTTCCTGGGCTGGCTCGACGAGCACGTGTTGCTCATTCGGGGACGCGAACGTCACCTTCAGGTGCTGAGGAACGGATGGATGAGGAGAACCTTGAAGGCACCTCCGGGTTTTCGCATCGCCTCACTAG GCGTGCCGACACCCAGCCTGGAAGTTCTGCGCCACACCCTGAACATGCTGGTTCGAGAACGAAAGATCTACCCGACACCGGAGGGCTACTTCATCGTCACGCCCCAGACCTACTTCATCACGCCCTCCCTCATCCGAAGCAACAACAAGTGGTACCACCTGGACGACCGGCTGCAGGAGCGACAAGCGCACCCCCGGGCGCCGTGCGCCTCGCCCAAGCCCTCAGAGAGGCCCCCTCGCAAGAATCACAACGACTCCTACGCCCCCCGGTGCGAGGAGCCGCCCGGGCCTCCGGGCAAGACGCCCAAGGAGCAGCAGAAGTCCGAGCCCCGACCGAGCAAGACCCCCAAGGACGGAGAACCTCCGGAGCGCCGCGGAGAGCCGCCGTCCTACCCCTACCCACCTCGTCTGGCCTCCCCCCCTGTCCAGCCGGCGCCCCAAGACCCGTCAGACAAGAACAAAAGCGTCCCGTCCTTCCCGTACAAAACGGACACCCTGACCAAAAAGAAAGAGGGGAACGCCGGCGGCGAGAAACAATCCAAGCGCTTCGGTCTGCGGCTCTTCCGCCTGAGCTTTAAGAAGGACAAGATGAGACAGCTGGCCACTTTCTCGGCGCAGTTCCCACCGGAGGAGTGGCCGCTGCGCGACGAGGACGCGCCGGCCACCGCGCCCGTCCCCCGCGAGATCGAGATGGAGATCATCCGACGGATCAACCCCGACCTGACAGTGGAGAACGTGGCCCGCCACACGGCCGTCATGAAGCGGCTGGAGGAAGAGCGCGCGCAGAAACACAAGGCCGGCTCGTCGGCGCAGCACAGCGCCCGCGGCCGGAGGGGGCGGGGCCACCGGCGGGCCCCGCACGGTAAGTCCCGCTCGCACAGCAAGCCGCGGACTTCCCGGGGGGAGCCTTCGGAGGGCTCCAACTGGGATCTCCTTTTCATGGAAAGGGACTACCGGTTCTTCAGCCACTCTTTGGTGCGCTCCCCCCGGGAGGCGGCGTACACACTGGAGCGGCGGCGGAGCGGGGGCGCCGCTTACCTGGTCCACAGCAACCCCAACATCACCGAGTCGTACTGCCCCGTCACGCCCGAGTGGGACGTTTCCGGGGAACTGGCCAAGCGGCGGACGGAGATGCCCTTTCCGGAACCCTCGCGGGGAACCTGCCAGTCCCGGGTGCAGAGGAGCCACAGTCACAATCAGGACCGGAAGTCGCGTCACGAGCGCTCGGaccgggccaaggagcgctcgcGCTCTATGGACAACTCCCTCAAAGGGCCGAGCGAGGACTTCGAGGCTGGGCCGGAGGAACGCGGGCACTACTACACGGACGACGGCACCCTGCGCGCCACGCAGAAGTCGGGCCACTACTCGAGGATCGTCTTCTCCGCTGCTAAGTTCCACTCGGATTTCAATGTGCCTGATTTGGGGAAAGGGAGCGCGGACGAGTTGAGGAACAAGAGCAGGgacagcctacccacgtacaacGAGCTCATGGGACTTTCTCCCAAGCCCTCGGCCGACGAGTACTTCCAGTGCAATACGTCGAACGAAACAATCCTAACCGCCCCCTCGCCTCAGGCAAAATCGGAATATGACACCTTGACCTCATCGGGAGGACGGCGGAAGGGCTCTCCGGCGGAGCGCCAGACGCCTCGCCTCGCCTCTCCGCACAAGGAGGACTCGGCGGCGGCCAAGGGACAGAGCGGCGGGGGCGGCTCGGCGCGCCAGACGCCGGAGCCTTCGCAGAGCACCCGCCTGACGCCGCACCAACACAACGTGGACCCCGGCGGAGGCCTGTCCCTCAAAAGGAAGGAAATCTTCAGCAAAGACACCTTGTTCAAACCGCCGCACAACGCCTACGCGGACGGCGGCTACGGCAAGTCCGGCACGTTGCGGAAAGCCTCGCACGGCAAATCCGCCGAGGCCCTTGACAATCCCGAGCCACAGCAGCCTTCCGATTCCGCCGCTTCGCCCGCGCTCTGCGCGGAGCCCGCCGTCCCCGCCGCCTCCTTCGACTACTACAACGTCTCGGATGACGAGGAGGCGGAGGGGGACTCGCACAAAGACTCGGCCGAGGACGCCAAGGACCTCAGAGAAGCGGGCGGGAACGGAGGGAGCGGTGGGGGCACCGGCGGGGGCGGCGGTGGCACCGGCGGAGAGGGCACCATAAAATGGCTACTGGAACGAGAGAAGGAGCACGATCTGCAGCGCAAACTGGAGACCAACCTAACCCTCCTCAGCCCCAAGGAGACGGAGAACAGCAGCAGCCAGAAGTCGGCCCACTCGGCGCGCTTGGACAGCATGGACAGTAGCAGCGTCACCGTGGACAGCGGATTCAACTCGCCCAG GACGCGCGAGAGCCTGGCGTCCAACACGTCCAGCATCGTGGAGAGCAATAGGCGTCAAAACCCGGCGTTGAGTCCCGGACACCACGTGGGCCCGGGCGCGGGGCTGCCCTTTACCTTCCGCGCCGCCCCGGAACCGCCGGCGCCGTCGCAGCCCGACAAACTCCAGAAGCCCGCCAACTGCCTGGCCTCCATCACCAGCGTGTAG
- the stox2a gene encoding storkhead-box protein 2 isoform X3 has translation MKKNRNVRRAWAGSEKDIRVQKQHLSPPPPPRFSPSPPSFRASGDVSPIGMSPISQSQFIPLGEILCLAVSAMNAAHKPVSQEALVEHLAASFPGVPTPSLEVLRHTLNMLVRERKIYPTPEGYFIVTPQTYFITPSLIRSNNKWYHLDDRLQERQAHPRAPCASPKPSERPPRKNHNDSYAPRCEEPPGPPGKTPKEQQKSEPRPSKTPKDGEPPERRGEPPSYPYPPRLASPPVQPAPQDPSDKNKSVPSFPYKTDTLTKKKEGNAGGEKQSKRFGLRLFRLSFKKDKMRQLATFSAQFPPEEWPLRDEDAPATAPVPREIEMEIIRRINPDLTVENVARHTAVMKRLEEERAQKHKAGSSAQHSARGRRGRGHRRAPHGKSRSHSKPRTSRGEPSEGSNWDLLFMERDYRFFSHSLVRSPREAAYTLERRRSGGAAYLVHSNPNITESYCPVTPEWDVSGELAKRRTEMPFPEPSRGTCQSRVQRSHSHNQDRKSRHERSDRAKERSRSMDNSLKGPSEDFEAGPEERGHYYTDDGTLRATQKSGHYSRIVFSAAKFHSDFNVPDLGKGSADELRNKSRDSLPTYNELMGLSPKPSADEYFQCNTSNETILTAPSPQAKSEYDTLTSSGGRRKGSPAERQTPRLASPHKEDSAAAKGQSGGGGSARQTPEPSQSTRLTPHQHNVDPGGGLSLKRKEIFSKDTLFKPPHNAYADGGYGKSGTLRKASHGKSAEALDNPEPQQPSDSAASPALCAEPAVPAASFDYYNVSDDEEAEGDSHKDSAEDAKDLREAGGNGGSGGGTGGGGGGTGGEGTIKWLLEREKEHDLQRKLETNLTLLSPKETENSSSQKSAHSARLDSMDSSSVTVDSGFNSPRTRESLASNTSSIVESNRRQNPALSPGHHVGPGAGLPFTFRAAPEPPAPSQPDKLQKPANCLASITSV, from the exons ATGAAGAAGAACCGCAACGTGCGGCGGGCCTGGGCCGGCTCGGAGAAAGATATCCGCGTGCAGAAGCAGCACCTTTCGCCCCCCCCTCCTCCCCGTTTCTCGCCATCCCCGCCGAGTTTTCGGGCGTCAG GTGACGTGTCGCCCATCGGCATGTCGCCCATCAGCCAGTCGCAGTTCATCCCGCTGGGCGAGATCCTCTGCCTGGCCGTGTCGGCCATGAACGCCGCGCACAAGCCCGTCAGCCAGGAGGCGCTGGTGGAGCACCTCGCCGCCAGCTTCCCAG GCGTGCCGACACCCAGCCTGGAAGTTCTGCGCCACACCCTGAACATGCTGGTTCGAGAACGAAAGATCTACCCGACACCGGAGGGCTACTTCATCGTCACGCCCCAGACCTACTTCATCACGCCCTCCCTCATCCGAAGCAACAACAAGTGGTACCACCTGGACGACCGGCTGCAGGAGCGACAAGCGCACCCCCGGGCGCCGTGCGCCTCGCCCAAGCCCTCAGAGAGGCCCCCTCGCAAGAATCACAACGACTCCTACGCCCCCCGGTGCGAGGAGCCGCCCGGGCCTCCGGGCAAGACGCCCAAGGAGCAGCAGAAGTCCGAGCCCCGACCGAGCAAGACCCCCAAGGACGGAGAACCTCCGGAGCGCCGCGGAGAGCCGCCGTCCTACCCCTACCCACCTCGTCTGGCCTCCCCCCCTGTCCAGCCGGCGCCCCAAGACCCGTCAGACAAGAACAAAAGCGTCCCGTCCTTCCCGTACAAAACGGACACCCTGACCAAAAAGAAAGAGGGGAACGCCGGCGGCGAGAAACAATCCAAGCGCTTCGGTCTGCGGCTCTTCCGCCTGAGCTTTAAGAAGGACAAGATGAGACAGCTGGCCACTTTCTCGGCGCAGTTCCCACCGGAGGAGTGGCCGCTGCGCGACGAGGACGCGCCGGCCACCGCGCCCGTCCCCCGCGAGATCGAGATGGAGATCATCCGACGGATCAACCCCGACCTGACAGTGGAGAACGTGGCCCGCCACACGGCCGTCATGAAGCGGCTGGAGGAAGAGCGCGCGCAGAAACACAAGGCCGGCTCGTCGGCGCAGCACAGCGCCCGCGGCCGGAGGGGGCGGGGCCACCGGCGGGCCCCGCACGGTAAGTCCCGCTCGCACAGCAAGCCGCGGACTTCCCGGGGGGAGCCTTCGGAGGGCTCCAACTGGGATCTCCTTTTCATGGAAAGGGACTACCGGTTCTTCAGCCACTCTTTGGTGCGCTCCCCCCGGGAGGCGGCGTACACACTGGAGCGGCGGCGGAGCGGGGGCGCCGCTTACCTGGTCCACAGCAACCCCAACATCACCGAGTCGTACTGCCCCGTCACGCCCGAGTGGGACGTTTCCGGGGAACTGGCCAAGCGGCGGACGGAGATGCCCTTTCCGGAACCCTCGCGGGGAACCTGCCAGTCCCGGGTGCAGAGGAGCCACAGTCACAATCAGGACCGGAAGTCGCGTCACGAGCGCTCGGaccgggccaaggagcgctcgcGCTCTATGGACAACTCCCTCAAAGGGCCGAGCGAGGACTTCGAGGCTGGGCCGGAGGAACGCGGGCACTACTACACGGACGACGGCACCCTGCGCGCCACGCAGAAGTCGGGCCACTACTCGAGGATCGTCTTCTCCGCTGCTAAGTTCCACTCGGATTTCAATGTGCCTGATTTGGGGAAAGGGAGCGCGGACGAGTTGAGGAACAAGAGCAGGgacagcctacccacgtacaacGAGCTCATGGGACTTTCTCCCAAGCCCTCGGCCGACGAGTACTTCCAGTGCAATACGTCGAACGAAACAATCCTAACCGCCCCCTCGCCTCAGGCAAAATCGGAATATGACACCTTGACCTCATCGGGAGGACGGCGGAAGGGCTCTCCGGCGGAGCGCCAGACGCCTCGCCTCGCCTCTCCGCACAAGGAGGACTCGGCGGCGGCCAAGGGACAGAGCGGCGGGGGCGGCTCGGCGCGCCAGACGCCGGAGCCTTCGCAGAGCACCCGCCTGACGCCGCACCAACACAACGTGGACCCCGGCGGAGGCCTGTCCCTCAAAAGGAAGGAAATCTTCAGCAAAGACACCTTGTTCAAACCGCCGCACAACGCCTACGCGGACGGCGGCTACGGCAAGTCCGGCACGTTGCGGAAAGCCTCGCACGGCAAATCCGCCGAGGCCCTTGACAATCCCGAGCCACAGCAGCCTTCCGATTCCGCCGCTTCGCCCGCGCTCTGCGCGGAGCCCGCCGTCCCCGCCGCCTCCTTCGACTACTACAACGTCTCGGATGACGAGGAGGCGGAGGGGGACTCGCACAAAGACTCGGCCGAGGACGCCAAGGACCTCAGAGAAGCGGGCGGGAACGGAGGGAGCGGTGGGGGCACCGGCGGGGGCGGCGGTGGCACCGGCGGAGAGGGCACCATAAAATGGCTACTGGAACGAGAGAAGGAGCACGATCTGCAGCGCAAACTGGAGACCAACCTAACCCTCCTCAGCCCCAAGGAGACGGAGAACAGCAGCAGCCAGAAGTCGGCCCACTCGGCGCGCTTGGACAGCATGGACAGTAGCAGCGTCACCGTGGACAGCGGATTCAACTCGCCCAG GACGCGCGAGAGCCTGGCGTCCAACACGTCCAGCATCGTGGAGAGCAATAGGCGTCAAAACCCGGCGTTGAGTCCCGGACACCACGTGGGCCCGGGCGCGGGGCTGCCCTTTACCTTCCGCGCCGCCCCGGAACCGCCGGCGCCGTCGCAGCCCGACAAACTCCAGAAGCCCGCCAACTGCCTGGCCTCCATCACCAGCGTGTAG